A single genomic interval of Hevea brasiliensis isolate MT/VB/25A 57/8 chromosome 4, ASM3005281v1, whole genome shotgun sequence harbors:
- the LOC110639693 gene encoding potassium channel KAT3 isoform X1 — protein MSETRAPLPWLFRRRSSSEMMKNLASVSSSLLPAFGTVVDEGHLQLRKGVIAPYDRRYRWWQTFLVVLVIYSAWASPFELAFKKAATGGAFMAVDLVVDAFFAADIFLTFFVAYLDKSSYLLVDDHKKIALRYITSLWLPMDVASTLPFQLIYRIFTGKMSEADVFGILNLLRLWRLRRVSELFERLEKDTRFSYFFTRLFKLVSVTLFAVHSAGCFYFWLAAHHKNPENTWIGVQVHDFKHRSIWLGYIYSIYWSIVTLTTVGYGDLHAVNTGEKIFNMFYMLFNIGLTAYIIGNMTNLIVHSAFRTLVMRDSINEILRYASKNRLPEGLKDQMLAHMQLKFKTAELQQEEVLEDLPKAIRSSIAQHLFRSTVENSYLFKRVSEDLITQLISEMKAEYYPPKVEIILQNEIPTDFYILVSGEVDVLTHKNGTQQFLSKLGAADMAGEIGVIFNIPQPFTVRTKRLSQVIRMSHHHFKQMLQPQSEEGKTIISNFVQYLKGLKQEMREEIPFLMELLGDMNAEHTATNEELQNPAALNSHRDASVEERPEPSSPISSKYRIRVIIHGHHPNESLAEGQSNTLGKLIHLPDSIEDLFRLAEKKFGKQGNTILMEDGSQVEDLVALRENDHLFIF, from the exons ATGTCAGAAACAAGAGCGCCGCTGCCATGGCTGTTCCGGCGGCGATCAAGCAGCGAAATGATGAAAAATTTAGCCTCAGTTTCAAGCAGCCTTTTGCCAGCTTTTGGAACCGTTGTTGACGAAGGACACTTGCAGCTAAGGAAAGGCGTCATCGCTCCATATGATCGTCGATACAG GTGGTGGCAGACGTTCCTTGTAGTATTGGTAATATACTCCGCATGGGCGTCTCCGTTTGAGCTAGCTTTCAAGAAAGCGGCCACCGGTGGTGCTTTTATGGCCGTCGATTTGGTGGTTGATGCCTTTTTCGCTGCTGAcattttcctcactttctttgtGGCTTACTTGGACAAATCTAGCTATCTTCTTGTTGATGATCACAAGAAAATTGCACTCAG gtatatcACAAGCTTATGGTTGCCCATGGACGTAGCCTCaacccttccatttcaactcataTACAGGATTTTCACTGGCAAAATGAGTGAAGCTGACGTCTTTGGGATTCTCAACCTGCTTCGTCTCTGGCGACTTAGGCGGGTTAGCGAACTCTTTGAAAG GTTAGAGAAAGACACACGTTTCAGCTACTTTTTTACAAGACTCTTTAAACTAGTTAGT GTTACACTATTTGCAGTGCACTCAGCAGGATGCTTCTACTTCTGGCTGGCTGCCCATCATAAAAATCCAGAAAATACATGGATTGGAGTTCAGGTCCATGATTTCAAACACAGAAGCATATGGCTAGGTTACATCTATTCCATTTACTGGTCAATTGTCACCCTCACCACTGTTGGCTATGGAGACTTGCATGCAGTCAATACAGGAGAGAAGATTTTCAATATGTTTTATATGCTATTCAACATTGGTCTCACTGCTTATATAATTGGAAACATGACAAATCTCATTGTCCACAGTGCATTTCGAACTTTAGTCATG AGGGATAGCATCAATGAGATATTAAGATATGCAAGCAAGAATAGACTCCCAGAAGGCTTGAAAGATCAAATGCTGGCACACATGCAACTAAAATTCAAGACAGCAGAGTTACAGCAAGAAGAAGTGTTAGAGGACCTACCAAAAGCTATAAGATCCAGCATTGCGCAGCATCTTTTCCGTAGCACTGTTGAAAACAGCTATCTATTCAAACGAGTCTCCGAAGACCTCATTACCCAACTG ATATCAGAGATGAAAGCAGAATACTATCCACCCAAGGTGGAAATCATTTTGCAAAATGAGATTCCAACAGATTTCTACATTTTGGTGTCTGGAGAAGTG GATGTGCTGACGCACAAGAATGGAACACAGCAG TTTTTGTCAAAACTAGGGGCTGCAGATATGGCAGGAGAAATAGGAGTTATTTTCAATATCCCACAACCTTTTACAGTTAGGACCAAGAGGCTTTCCCAGGTCATCAGGATGAGTCATCACCATTTCAAGCAAATGCTGCAGCCACAAAGTGAAGAAGGAAAAACAATTATCTCCAACTTTGTTCAG TACTTGAAGGGCTTAAAACAAGAGATGCGAGAAGAAATACCCTTCCTGATGGAATTGCTGGGTGACATGAATGCAGAG CACACTGCAACAAATGAGGAGCTACAAAATCCTGCAGCACTAAATTCTCACAGAGATGCAAGTGTAGAAG AAAGACCAGAACCTTCTAGTCCAATATCAAGCAAATATCGCATAAGGGTGATAATCCATGGGCATCATCCAAATGAAAGTCTAGCAGAAGGTCAAAGCAACACATTGGGAAAGCTCATACACTTGCCTGATTCAATAGAAGATCTTTTTAGATTAGCAG AAAAGAAGTTTGGCAAACAAGGAAACACAATTCTCATGGAGGATGGCTCACAAGTGGAAGACTTGGTTGCTTTAAGAGAGAATGATCACttatttattttctga
- the LOC110639693 gene encoding potassium channel KAT3 isoform X2, translating into MLSYSIQIGRISKYITSLWLPMDVASTLPFQLIYRIFTGKMSEADVFGILNLLRLWRLRRVSELFERLEKDTRFSYFFTRLFKLVSVTLFAVHSAGCFYFWLAAHHKNPENTWIGVQVHDFKHRSIWLGYIYSIYWSIVTLTTVGYGDLHAVNTGEKIFNMFYMLFNIGLTAYIIGNMTNLIVHSAFRTLVMRDSINEILRYASKNRLPEGLKDQMLAHMQLKFKTAELQQEEVLEDLPKAIRSSIAQHLFRSTVENSYLFKRVSEDLITQLISEMKAEYYPPKVEIILQNEIPTDFYILVSGEVDVLTHKNGTQQFLSKLGAADMAGEIGVIFNIPQPFTVRTKRLSQVIRMSHHHFKQMLQPQSEEGKTIISNFVQYLKGLKQEMREEIPFLMELLGDMNAEHTATNEELQNPAALNSHRDASVEERPEPSSPISSKYRIRVIIHGHHPNESLAEGQSNTLGKLIHLPDSIEDLFRLAEKKFGKQGNTILMEDGSQVEDLVALRENDHLFIF; encoded by the exons ATGCTTTCCTACTCTATACAGATTGGTAGAATTTCCAA gtatatcACAAGCTTATGGTTGCCCATGGACGTAGCCTCaacccttccatttcaactcataTACAGGATTTTCACTGGCAAAATGAGTGAAGCTGACGTCTTTGGGATTCTCAACCTGCTTCGTCTCTGGCGACTTAGGCGGGTTAGCGAACTCTTTGAAAG GTTAGAGAAAGACACACGTTTCAGCTACTTTTTTACAAGACTCTTTAAACTAGTTAGT GTTACACTATTTGCAGTGCACTCAGCAGGATGCTTCTACTTCTGGCTGGCTGCCCATCATAAAAATCCAGAAAATACATGGATTGGAGTTCAGGTCCATGATTTCAAACACAGAAGCATATGGCTAGGTTACATCTATTCCATTTACTGGTCAATTGTCACCCTCACCACTGTTGGCTATGGAGACTTGCATGCAGTCAATACAGGAGAGAAGATTTTCAATATGTTTTATATGCTATTCAACATTGGTCTCACTGCTTATATAATTGGAAACATGACAAATCTCATTGTCCACAGTGCATTTCGAACTTTAGTCATG AGGGATAGCATCAATGAGATATTAAGATATGCAAGCAAGAATAGACTCCCAGAAGGCTTGAAAGATCAAATGCTGGCACACATGCAACTAAAATTCAAGACAGCAGAGTTACAGCAAGAAGAAGTGTTAGAGGACCTACCAAAAGCTATAAGATCCAGCATTGCGCAGCATCTTTTCCGTAGCACTGTTGAAAACAGCTATCTATTCAAACGAGTCTCCGAAGACCTCATTACCCAACTG ATATCAGAGATGAAAGCAGAATACTATCCACCCAAGGTGGAAATCATTTTGCAAAATGAGATTCCAACAGATTTCTACATTTTGGTGTCTGGAGAAGTG GATGTGCTGACGCACAAGAATGGAACACAGCAG TTTTTGTCAAAACTAGGGGCTGCAGATATGGCAGGAGAAATAGGAGTTATTTTCAATATCCCACAACCTTTTACAGTTAGGACCAAGAGGCTTTCCCAGGTCATCAGGATGAGTCATCACCATTTCAAGCAAATGCTGCAGCCACAAAGTGAAGAAGGAAAAACAATTATCTCCAACTTTGTTCAG TACTTGAAGGGCTTAAAACAAGAGATGCGAGAAGAAATACCCTTCCTGATGGAATTGCTGGGTGACATGAATGCAGAG CACACTGCAACAAATGAGGAGCTACAAAATCCTGCAGCACTAAATTCTCACAGAGATGCAAGTGTAGAAG AAAGACCAGAACCTTCTAGTCCAATATCAAGCAAATATCGCATAAGGGTGATAATCCATGGGCATCATCCAAATGAAAGTCTAGCAGAAGGTCAAAGCAACACATTGGGAAAGCTCATACACTTGCCTGATTCAATAGAAGATCTTTTTAGATTAGCAG AAAAGAAGTTTGGCAAACAAGGAAACACAATTCTCATGGAGGATGGCTCACAAGTGGAAGACTTGGTTGCTTTAAGAGAGAATGATCACttatttattttctga